A window from Opitutia bacterium ISCC 52 encodes these proteins:
- a CDS encoding Gfo/Idh/MocA family oxidoreductase, with protein MEKEVRLGIIGLGNMGQFYAKAILDGEVPGLKLTAVCDMDKDRVSAFEGVQPFTDTDELLKSGVVDAVHIATPHYFHTTLGIAALEAGLHVLVDKPVSVHKADCERLNAAHTNKDLVFCGMFNQRTDPHYLKLKSLIDNGELGEIRRIQWTVTDWFRTEAYYGSGAWRATWKGEGGGVLLNQCPHQLDLWQWLFGMPSEIYSQCDLGRFHDIEVEDAVTALMRYDNGTTGVFISTTGESPGVNRLEIACERGLVVFENNEIQWTRNEVESSAFSQESDQGFAKPDSWNVEIPVDGNGEQHMGVFKNFTQAILNGAELFCPADEGIHSVELANAILYSGLKHEPIKLPLDSAEYEACLNKLIEESTHVKKVVESKVETNMSASFQKK; from the coding sequence ATGGAAAAAGAAGTACGACTTGGAATTATTGGACTAGGAAATATGGGGCAGTTTTATGCTAAGGCCATCTTGGACGGCGAGGTCCCCGGATTGAAGCTGACAGCTGTATGCGATATGGATAAAGATCGGGTTTCGGCTTTTGAGGGTGTCCAGCCATTCACAGATACCGATGAACTTTTAAAATCTGGTGTCGTCGACGCGGTCCATATCGCAACTCCCCATTACTTTCATACCACCTTGGGTATTGCCGCTCTCGAGGCAGGCTTGCATGTGCTCGTAGACAAGCCTGTATCGGTTCACAAAGCCGACTGTGAACGTTTGAATGCTGCCCACACCAATAAAGATCTTGTTTTCTGTGGCATGTTTAACCAAAGGACAGATCCACATTATCTAAAACTCAAGAGCCTCATTGATAATGGAGAGCTCGGGGAGATTCGGCGCATCCAATGGACCGTCACGGATTGGTTCCGCACAGAAGCTTACTACGGATCTGGTGCCTGGCGCGCCACTTGGAAAGGCGAGGGGGGCGGCGTGCTTCTCAATCAATGCCCTCACCAGTTGGACCTCTGGCAGTGGCTGTTTGGCATGCCTTCCGAAATTTATTCTCAATGTGACTTGGGTCGTTTCCATGACATTGAGGTCGAGGATGCCGTTACAGCTCTCATGCGATACGACAATGGCACCACCGGTGTGTTTATTTCCACCACGGGCGAGTCTCCTGGTGTGAATCGTCTGGAGATTGCCTGTGAGCGTGGGTTGGTGGTTTTTGAAAATAACGAAATCCAGTGGACGCGCAACGAGGTCGAATCTTCAGCCTTTTCCCAAGAAAGCGATCAGGGCTTCGCCAAACCCGATTCCTGGAATGTGGAAATCCCCGTGGACGGAAACGGCGAGCAACACATGGGAGTCTTCAAAAATTTCACCCAAGCTATTCTCAATGGTGCCGAGTTATTCTGCCCCGCCGACGAAGGGATCCACTCCGTCGAGTTGGCCAACGCCATTCTTTACTCAGGTTTGAAGCATGAACCCATCAAATTGCCATTGGATAGCGCTGAATACGAAGCCTGCCTCAACAAGCTGATCGAGGAGTCCACCCACGTGAAGAAAGTAGTGGAGAGCAAGGTGGAGACGAACATGAGTGCTTCGTTTCAGAAGAAGTAG
- a CDS encoding type II secretion system F family protein, producing the protein MADFAYSARDTAGKLISSNLQAADRKEALRKIRSRGLTPIKVASGGGSVSVKPIKAKQKETKKNGSVLTRKSSKPVKVGRKHVLPFLKNFYELHKSGLPIAEALRILSGRIKDPAQQTINKGLLRNIQEGKSFSDSLADMGKVFDSGAINLIGAGETTGNLHEVLDRLIEYMVNRKEMRNKVITSMVYPCVILIAAIIVVALFLFVLMPKMQSLFDSLGGELPFATRMLLGLSDFLLYLGPFILGGLFFLSTALWRWHKTERGGLIVDRFLLRLPLVGSMVIYSETTQITQTLGLLLENGVTTVEAFKLTERTIGNRFIAQEFRDARQKVTEGIAVSKALEGMGVMPDIMIDLISVGENTGNLVPSFYEVTRIFQERLGQILSLLTGVISLGALLFAFAFVALIAFGIVSAIFSVSSSLSH; encoded by the coding sequence ATGGCTGATTTTGCATATTCAGCGCGCGACACGGCTGGCAAATTGATCAGCAGTAATCTGCAGGCAGCCGATCGGAAAGAAGCCCTCAGGAAGATTCGGAGTCGAGGATTGACCCCCATAAAGGTTGCTTCGGGTGGAGGATCTGTGTCGGTCAAGCCGATTAAGGCCAAACAGAAGGAAACAAAGAAAAACGGGTCTGTCTTAACCCGGAAGTCTTCCAAACCCGTCAAAGTGGGGCGCAAGCACGTGCTGCCCTTTCTCAAGAATTTCTACGAACTACACAAGAGTGGGCTCCCTATTGCTGAAGCATTGCGGATATTGAGTGGCCGGATAAAAGACCCGGCTCAGCAAACCATTAACAAAGGGTTACTCCGTAATATTCAGGAAGGAAAATCCTTTTCTGATTCCCTGGCTGACATGGGTAAGGTGTTTGATTCCGGGGCGATTAATTTGATCGGTGCGGGTGAGACGACCGGTAATTTGCACGAGGTGCTGGATCGACTTATCGAATACATGGTGAATCGGAAGGAGATGCGCAACAAAGTGATCACCTCCATGGTGTATCCCTGCGTCATTCTTATAGCAGCTATCATTGTAGTTGCTTTGTTTCTCTTCGTGCTGATGCCGAAGATGCAAAGCCTCTTTGATTCTTTGGGAGGCGAGTTGCCGTTTGCGACTCGCATGCTTTTGGGTCTTTCCGATTTCCTTCTCTATCTAGGGCCTTTTATTCTTGGGGGGCTATTTTTCCTCTCTACGGCACTCTGGCGTTGGCATAAGACCGAGCGAGGTGGGCTTATTGTGGATCGATTCCTTCTCCGATTGCCATTGGTCGGAAGTATGGTCATTTATTCGGAGACGACTCAGATCACCCAGACACTTGGGCTGTTGTTAGAAAATGGGGTCACTACCGTAGAGGCATTTAAGCTTACAGAACGCACTATTGGTAATCGTTTCATCGCTCAGGAATTTCGTGATGCCCGTCAAAAGGTAACTGAAGGTATTGCCGTATCCAAAGCACTCGAAGGAATGGGAGTGATGCCCGACATTATGATCGATTTGATATCCGTGGGTGAAAATACTGGAAACCTTGTGCCCAGTTTTTATGAAGTAACTCGAATCTTCCAGGAGCGACTCGGCCAGATTCTTTCACTCTTAACAGGTGTGATCTCGTTAGGCGCCTTGCTCTTCGCCTTTGCCTTTGTAGCTCTGATTGCATTCGGAATCGTATCTGCGATCTTCAGTGTGAGTTCGAGTTTGAGCCATTAG
- a CDS encoding Gfo/Idh/MocA family oxidoreductase, with protein sequence MSQASDGMSYDPQGQSKPVVEPGEFPFAVAHLDHMHINGMTGALQKAGGDLRYVFDTDAERVTSWQKQFPQAEIVDDIRRILDDPEIKLVASAAIPNERCKVGLEVMDAGKDYFTDKAPFTTLDQLASARAKVEETNQKYMVYFSERLHNAPTFHAGELVRQGAIGKLLQVIVAAPHRLSKDNRPDWFFDKSRYGGILTDIGSHQFEQFLYFGNTTQGKVNFARVENFNNPDKPELDDFGEASLTLDNGTSCYCRIDWFTPDAARAWGDGRLFALGTDGYIEVRKYLDVGRPDNPPSVLLVNQEEEREFTFEGAQHFPFFGDLILDCIHRTENAMTQEHAFNSAELSLLAQKYAEEKRD encoded by the coding sequence ATGAGTCAGGCTTCAGACGGAATGTCATATGACCCGCAAGGGCAGTCAAAACCAGTAGTCGAACCCGGCGAATTCCCCTTCGCCGTAGCTCACTTGGACCACATGCACATCAACGGCATGACCGGGGCTTTGCAGAAAGCAGGAGGCGATCTTCGATACGTCTTCGACACAGACGCTGAACGGGTAACAAGCTGGCAGAAACAGTTTCCACAAGCGGAGATCGTGGATGACATCCGCCGTATTCTAGATGATCCGGAAATTAAACTGGTTGCCTCCGCAGCCATTCCAAATGAGCGATGCAAAGTGGGACTGGAAGTGATGGATGCCGGGAAGGATTACTTTACCGATAAAGCGCCCTTCACGACCTTGGACCAATTGGCTTCGGCTCGAGCGAAAGTTGAAGAAACCAATCAAAAATACATGGTCTATTTCAGTGAACGCTTGCACAACGCTCCCACCTTCCATGCGGGTGAACTCGTCCGTCAAGGTGCCATTGGAAAGCTTCTTCAAGTAATAGTCGCCGCACCACATCGGCTCAGTAAGGACAACCGACCGGATTGGTTTTTCGACAAGTCACGCTACGGAGGTATCCTCACTGATATTGGGAGTCATCAATTCGAGCAATTCCTCTACTTTGGAAATACGACCCAGGGCAAAGTGAACTTTGCTCGAGTTGAGAATTTCAATAATCCCGACAAGCCAGAACTCGATGACTTTGGTGAAGCCTCATTAACCCTGGACAATGGAACATCGTGCTATTGTCGCATTGATTGGTTCACACCAGATGCAGCACGTGCATGGGGAGACGGACGATTATTCGCTCTGGGAACCGACGGATATATTGAAGTCCGAAAGTACTTAGATGTGGGGCGGCCTGACAATCCTCCATCCGTTCTCCTGGTTAATCAGGAAGAGGAACGAGAATTCACATTCGAAGGGGCTCAACATTTCCCCTTCTTTGGGGATCTAATACTGGATTGTATCCATCGAACTGAAAATGCAATGACTCAGGAGCACGCATTCAATTCGGCTGAATTGTCTCTACTCGCCCAAAAATACGCTGAAGAAAAAAGAGACTAA
- a CDS encoding response regulator — MPDSVLLVEDEAHIRLMFRKVFELMGIPDIREAKNGLEACNMYGSDPTDVVMMDINMPEMNGLDAMERILKADPDATVVMLTSISTRNVVDTSLKAGATYFIRKDTPITEMQATLTEVFERVFATS, encoded by the coding sequence ATGCCCGACTCTGTGCTTCTTGTAGAAGACGAAGCTCACATCCGTTTGATGTTTCGAAAAGTTTTCGAACTCATGGGTATTCCCGACATACGGGAAGCTAAGAATGGATTAGAAGCCTGTAACATGTATGGTTCCGATCCCACTGACGTGGTGATGATGGACATCAATATGCCTGAAATGAACGGACTGGATGCCATGGAGCGAATCCTGAAGGCCGATCCAGATGCCACGGTTGTAATGCTCACTTCCATAAGTACTCGCAATGTGGTTGATACCAGCCTTAAAGCCGGAGCGACCTACTTTATCCGGAAAGATACTCCTATTACCGAAATGCAGGCCACACTCACTGAGGTGTTCGAAAGAGTGTTTGCTACCAGCTAG
- a CDS encoding type II/IV secretion system protein, with protein MVSLSFDKIPMLDRLSEEEQLEVRESHPKERLKVLSEYSGQPLEELMGMVSRESRMEIDANPEFDSEKVREMPSRFVHAYHCLPLKNEAGEDLFGTVWPPDSLMDDWMFATTGKHVSWKLVHPELVNRFVTEFFGVGSESFEDEEEDLEETALEVDDEDQDAAIIRFVNEIIHQAVEDKATDIHIEPQAEELRIRYRVDGGLVSIPVPDNLRRYQDAVISRMKIMSKLNISERRRPQDGRINYKSADSEIDIRLSTVPTLYGESVSLRLLNKKSKPLSFVQLGLPEEDRGTIDEVLALPHGIVLVTGPTGAGKSTSLNAFIREVNSSDKRVITIEDPVEYEVEGVNQIQVNNEIDFGFAQALRHVLRQDPDIIMVGEMRDAETAEIGIQASLTGHLVFSTLHTNDAPGALTRLIDMGIEPFLIASAIEMVIAQRLVRRLCRQCSETVPFPEEEMLETMKALRLDPSKGRGVTTIQRPVGCSQCRNTGYSGRVGLYEILRVDDHLHDLIVERASSREVRKKALQYGMRPLEESGWNLVKQGVSSLEEIYRVIEMDSSTDDVETLPADG; from the coding sequence ATGGTTTCATTGAGTTTCGATAAGATTCCGATGCTTGACCGGCTCTCTGAAGAAGAGCAGCTCGAAGTCAGGGAATCGCACCCCAAAGAGCGCTTAAAAGTGCTCTCCGAGTATTCCGGTCAGCCGTTGGAAGAATTGATGGGAATGGTATCCCGGGAATCCCGTATGGAGATCGATGCCAATCCCGAGTTTGATTCAGAAAAAGTGAGGGAAATGCCTTCACGGTTTGTTCATGCTTACCATTGCCTGCCTCTTAAAAACGAAGCTGGAGAGGATCTTTTTGGAACGGTTTGGCCACCGGATTCTTTGATGGACGATTGGATGTTTGCAACTACTGGGAAGCATGTGTCCTGGAAATTGGTACATCCCGAATTGGTGAACCGTTTTGTAACTGAATTCTTTGGAGTCGGGTCTGAGAGTTTTGAGGACGAAGAAGAAGATCTAGAGGAGACTGCCCTAGAGGTGGATGATGAAGATCAGGACGCGGCGATCATCCGATTCGTGAATGAGATCATTCATCAAGCGGTGGAAGATAAAGCTACAGACATTCATATCGAACCGCAGGCTGAAGAGCTTAGGATTCGTTATCGGGTAGATGGAGGATTGGTGTCCATTCCTGTCCCGGACAATTTGAGGCGTTATCAAGACGCTGTAATTTCGCGCATGAAGATCATGTCGAAACTAAATATTTCCGAACGTCGTCGTCCTCAGGATGGACGTATCAATTATAAGAGCGCTGATAGCGAGATAGACATTCGCTTGTCCACCGTTCCGACTTTGTATGGAGAGAGTGTAAGTTTGCGTCTCTTGAACAAGAAATCGAAGCCCTTGAGTTTTGTGCAGTTGGGGTTACCTGAGGAAGATCGGGGAACCATTGATGAGGTACTTGCTCTTCCACACGGTATTGTTCTGGTAACGGGACCCACGGGTGCTGGTAAATCAACCTCATTGAATGCATTCATCCGCGAAGTCAATTCCTCGGACAAACGTGTTATCACTATCGAAGATCCGGTCGAATATGAAGTGGAAGGTGTAAACCAGATTCAAGTCAACAATGAGATTGATTTTGGGTTTGCTCAGGCACTTCGACATGTTCTTCGGCAGGATCCTGATATCATTATGGTCGGGGAAATGCGTGATGCGGAAACAGCCGAGATCGGTATTCAGGCTTCACTTACAGGTCACCTGGTATTCAGCACTCTCCACACGAACGATGCTCCTGGGGCTTTGACTCGATTGATCGACATGGGCATCGAGCCATTCCTTATTGCTTCAGCTATTGAAATGGTCATCGCCCAACGACTGGTGCGTCGCCTTTGTCGGCAATGCTCCGAAACCGTTCCTTTCCCAGAGGAAGAAATGTTGGAAACCATGAAGGCCCTCCGCTTAGACCCCAGTAAGGGAAGAGGAGTCACGACGATCCAGCGTCCGGTGGGTTGCAGTCAATGTCGTAATACTGGGTATTCCGGACGGGTAGGGTTATACGAAATCCTGCGTGTGGATGACCATTTGCATGATTTGATTGTTGAGCGAGCTTCCTCCCGTGAAGTGCGGAAGAAAGCATTACAGTACGGTATGAGACCGCTCGAAGAATCGGGCTGGAATCTGGTCAAACAAGGAGTCTCCTCTTTGGAAGAAATATATAGGGTGATCGAGATGGATTCGTCCACCGACGATGTCGAAACCCTCCCTGCTGATGGCTGA
- a CDS encoding general secretion pathway protein GspK encodes MSKSKIQFKSKSSRRGSIIIFVMGMIFLLSILMVQFMEQILPHIQMNAMKNAESDLRRVAYSSLEVTLAVMSEYAEYDSAMYAPTQGWQDPLEFAGIAFPEATVTVEFQDESGKLPFSSLYNDDIMFTIILSDLGFDDYTATELVDKFQDWVDEDDLERPDGAENDYYLDAPIPYEPANAPISSLKELALIGGFQETFFDIYGRPNELHDRLESLFSPVNDGNVNINSADASLFTLGEEGINFEQDSFWEYLAGEDEVRGTADDRYLTDTSQVPVSIRDGIPGVTVSSEIQWLTIIVRAQQGLSVFELRALVSMGGSLPGNQNTSFDRFNREEQVFSVEDNTELSTEIGNLQYPFAVVQIYENEIVL; translated from the coding sequence ATGTCAAAATCTAAGATCCAGTTTAAGTCCAAATCATCCCGGCGAGGTAGCATCATTATCTTCGTCATGGGCATGATCTTTCTGCTGAGTATTCTGATGGTGCAGTTCATGGAGCAAATTCTCCCTCACATCCAGATGAACGCGATGAAGAACGCGGAGAGCGATCTACGTCGTGTGGCCTATTCGAGCTTGGAAGTGACTTTGGCTGTCATGTCCGAATATGCCGAATATGATAGTGCCATGTATGCGCCCACCCAAGGTTGGCAGGATCCGCTGGAATTTGCTGGAATCGCCTTCCCAGAAGCAACCGTCACGGTGGAATTTCAAGACGAATCGGGTAAGCTGCCTTTCTCAAGTCTCTACAATGACGACATTATGTTCACGATCATTTTAAGTGATCTGGGATTTGATGACTACACGGCTACCGAGTTGGTGGATAAATTTCAAGATTGGGTGGATGAAGATGATTTGGAGCGTCCTGATGGAGCCGAGAACGACTATTATCTGGATGCACCTATCCCCTATGAGCCAGCCAATGCGCCTATCAGCTCCTTGAAGGAATTGGCCCTGATTGGCGGATTCCAGGAAACATTTTTCGACATCTATGGCCGGCCAAATGAGTTACACGATAGATTGGAATCTCTTTTTTCGCCGGTAAACGATGGGAATGTTAATATTAACAGCGCTGATGCGTCTTTATTTACCTTGGGTGAAGAAGGCATTAACTTTGAGCAGGATTCTTTTTGGGAATACCTCGCTGGAGAAGACGAAGTGCGTGGGACTGCTGATGATCGCTATCTGACAGATACGAGTCAGGTTCCTGTGTCGATCCGAGATGGTATCCCTGGAGTCACCGTTTCCAGCGAAATTCAGTGGCTCACTATTATTGTACGTGCTCAACAAGGATTGAGTGTATTTGAGCTCAGGGCCCTTGTTTCCATGGGCGGCTCACTTCCGGGTAACCAAAATACAAGCTTTGATCGTTTTAACCGAGAGGAGCAGGTATTCTCTGTGGAAGACAACACTGAACTTAGCACTGAAATTGGAAACCTGCAGTATCCTTTTGCTGTCGTCCAAATATACGAAAATGAAATTGTACTTTAA
- a CDS encoding Gfo/Idh/MocA family oxidoreductase translates to MKFGIYGGSMIARFHAQAIKAMEGSELIAVFARRQESADALAEEFSCKAYSDEGRFFNESGIEIVTIATPSGAHLEPAQQAVSAGVHTICEKPLEVSLERVDQMIEAADQAGVTLAGIFNRRFNPATQAFKAAVDNKRFGNVALAGASIRWYREPDYYKTSNWKGTWRWDGGGALKNQGIHAIDLLLYLAGPVKRVSASTTRALHKGIEVEDTAVATLEFESGARGIIEGSTACWSENGNPAEVYINGDHGSVVLSDDKFRQWSFREAEPNDKDILEEYLIDPQVTAIGANDPSAITPDSHRYNFQDVVSAIEENRIPFVDGHEARKAIALISAIYESAKNNGQPINL, encoded by the coding sequence ATGAAATTCGGAATTTACGGCGGAAGTATGATCGCACGGTTTCATGCCCAAGCGATTAAAGCGATGGAGGGCTCTGAACTCATCGCGGTTTTTGCTCGTCGTCAGGAGTCAGCCGACGCCCTGGCAGAAGAGTTCAGCTGCAAAGCTTATTCGGACGAAGGTCGGTTTTTCAATGAGAGTGGAATTGAGATTGTGACCATTGCCACTCCCTCAGGCGCACATTTAGAACCTGCGCAACAGGCAGTATCTGCTGGAGTACATACCATTTGCGAAAAACCGCTGGAAGTCTCCCTCGAACGGGTGGACCAAATGATAGAAGCGGCAGATCAAGCCGGCGTAACCCTAGCCGGGATTTTCAACCGACGTTTTAATCCAGCAACCCAGGCGTTTAAAGCAGCTGTCGACAACAAGCGCTTCGGGAATGTCGCCCTGGCCGGGGCCTCTATTCGCTGGTATCGCGAACCTGACTACTACAAAACAAGCAATTGGAAAGGGACGTGGCGCTGGGATGGTGGAGGCGCTCTGAAAAACCAAGGGATCCATGCGATTGATCTCCTACTCTACCTTGCTGGCCCGGTTAAACGAGTCTCCGCAAGCACCACTCGCGCACTGCATAAAGGCATCGAAGTAGAAGACACTGCGGTAGCTACTCTCGAGTTTGAAAGCGGAGCCCGAGGAATCATTGAAGGCTCAACTGCCTGCTGGTCTGAAAATGGGAATCCAGCCGAAGTCTACATCAATGGTGATCATGGGTCGGTGGTCCTTTCGGATGACAAGTTTAGACAATGGAGTTTTCGCGAAGCGGAACCGAACGACAAAGACATCCTCGAAGAATACCTGATCGACCCACAAGTCACGGCTATCGGTGCCAACGATCCATCCGCGATCACTCCGGATAGTCATAGGTATAATTTTCAAGACGTCGTATCAGCGATTGAAGAGAATCGTATACCCTTCGTGGATGGTCATGAGGCCAGGAAGGCAATCGCTCTCATCTCTGCAATTTACGAAAGCGCAAAGAACAACGGACAACCTATAAATTTATAA
- a CDS encoding GspE/PulE family protein — translation MIGKERIDRLEIEQMFRNKLEKKGAKKKEKKTFDELINIVDPIIPEEHRIITDEALSLIPEEIARKAQVLPLYFLNNVLTVSTSVPLDEEQLRRLKFISGHDISPIFGFPSEIRDAIDIHYSSEEDVSSVIKRFQEQNKGILDDLDELELDSLAESETLANILDSIVHFGIKENASDIHIEPMETKCRVRFRIDGRLREILSIHKSLLPALASRVKVLCKLDIAEKRFPQDGRYEMALGMNKAEFRVSFIPASYGSKIVIRILGSTGRKGAMSLDDMLVSHNILKPWRKIIRNPNGIVFVTGPTGSGKTTTLYASLQELNTPEVNISTIEGPIEITLEGLTQSQVNHSIELGFPDLLRSLLRQDPDIILVGEIRDLETAKIVLEAALTGHLVFATLHTNNAPQAVTRLLEIGIEPYMVAPSISAVLAQRLCARLDDDNKEAYRPSREMLAPFFEDVLDIYDLLMFRPTANVAGTPLAYKGRVAIHEMVTISDEIRALISDRAGVQALTRAAEKVGYRTLRYDALKKALLGLTSLEEVDRNTPQEWRC, via the coding sequence GTGATCGGTAAAGAACGGATTGACCGTTTGGAAATCGAACAGATGTTCCGCAATAAGCTGGAGAAAAAAGGAGCTAAGAAGAAAGAGAAGAAGACATTTGATGAACTTATCAATATCGTTGATCCGATCATTCCCGAAGAGCATCGCATCATTACTGACGAAGCATTGAGCCTCATCCCTGAGGAAATTGCGCGTAAGGCGCAGGTGCTACCTCTATACTTTCTAAATAACGTCCTCACGGTATCTACCTCTGTGCCCCTGGACGAGGAACAGCTTAGACGCTTAAAATTTATTAGCGGACATGACATCAGTCCGATCTTTGGATTTCCTTCTGAGATCAGAGATGCGATCGATATCCACTACTCTTCCGAGGAAGATGTAAGTTCAGTTATCAAGCGCTTTCAGGAGCAAAATAAAGGCATCCTGGATGACCTCGATGAGCTTGAGTTGGATTCACTTGCTGAGTCGGAGACCTTGGCGAATATCCTCGATTCGATCGTGCACTTTGGCATCAAGGAAAACGCATCTGATATCCACATTGAACCGATGGAGACCAAGTGCCGCGTTCGCTTTCGTATCGATGGTCGCTTACGTGAAATTTTAAGTATCCACAAATCTCTCCTACCTGCTCTCGCTTCACGTGTGAAGGTCTTGTGTAAGTTGGACATCGCAGAAAAGCGTTTTCCTCAGGATGGCCGTTATGAAATGGCACTGGGCATGAATAAAGCTGAGTTTCGGGTTTCGTTTATTCCAGCAAGTTATGGATCCAAGATCGTTATTCGTATTCTAGGTTCAACAGGACGTAAAGGAGCCATGTCTCTGGATGACATGCTTGTGTCACACAACATCCTAAAACCTTGGAGAAAGATTATTCGTAATCCGAATGGTATTGTTTTTGTAACAGGACCTACCGGTAGTGGAAAAACAACGACTCTATATGCTTCTTTGCAGGAGTTGAATACACCGGAAGTAAATATTTCAACTATTGAGGGTCCTATTGAAATTACCTTGGAGGGCTTAACTCAATCACAGGTTAATCACTCTATCGAATTGGGTTTCCCAGATCTCCTGAGATCTCTGCTTCGCCAAGATCCGGATATCATTCTGGTTGGAGAAATTCGTGACTTGGAAACGGCCAAGATTGTATTAGAAGCTGCACTAACAGGTCACTTGGTATTTGCTACTTTGCACACCAATAATGCGCCGCAAGCGGTGACCCGTCTATTGGAAATCGGAATTGAGCCTTATATGGTCGCTCCTTCCATTAGCGCTGTATTGGCTCAACGCCTATGTGCACGTCTTGATGACGACAATAAGGAAGCCTATCGTCCTTCTCGCGAAATGTTGGCGCCCTTCTTTGAAGATGTGCTGGATATCTATGATTTGTTGATGTTCCGACCTACTGCAAATGTAGCTGGAACACCTCTGGCCTATAAAGGGCGAGTTGCGATCCATGAAATGGTAACTATTTCTGACGAAATCCGGGCGTTGATCTCTGACCGAGCGGGTGTGCAGGCTCTGACACGTGCAGCTGAAAAAGTCGGGTATCGTACTCTGCGTTACGACGCACTGAAGAAAGCCTTGCTGGGTCTTACTTCTCTCGAAGAAGTCGATCGCAATACGCCACAAGAATGGCGTTGTTAG
- a CDS encoding pyridoxal phosphate-dependent aminotransferase family protein, protein MLPFKKKKPAFISSIKQRILKDELTKLRVKHDLWYQAFEKQERNKVWLDGKKYLMLSSNDYLGLGFDLRVKEAAKEALDIWGTSPTGSRFANGSRNYHKELEEQLADFLGKESCHVHSAGYLSCVASVSCFVSKGDVALVDRNVHSSLWEGLKLSMATIEKFRHNNPASLEEELSFVSADRKKMLVAEGVYSMEGHVAPLDQFVEIGQRHDCFIVVDDAHGFGVLGNQGRGTSDHFGVTDSVDVISGSFSKSLASTGGFIAGDKEVIDYLRTYSKQTIFSAAINPTQAAIASKALEIHLEEPEHLERLWSNTRRYHTFLKGIGLDFWESETPATPIVAGSKERAYFFSERLKEKGVYANIIIPPGVPPGKELVRTAMSASFSDDDLDRLEAAITYAAKALK, encoded by the coding sequence ATGCTACCGTTTAAGAAAAAGAAGCCGGCTTTCATTAGCTCCATTAAGCAACGAATCCTTAAGGATGAGTTGACGAAGCTGCGCGTGAAACACGACCTCTGGTACCAAGCGTTTGAAAAACAGGAGCGCAACAAGGTGTGGCTAGATGGGAAGAAGTACCTCATGCTTTCAAGCAATGACTACCTTGGCCTGGGCTTTGACCTGCGCGTCAAAGAAGCTGCCAAAGAAGCTTTAGATATTTGGGGTACTAGTCCTACTGGCTCCCGTTTCGCCAATGGCAGTCGGAATTATCATAAGGAGTTGGAAGAGCAATTAGCGGACTTCCTGGGAAAGGAGTCATGTCACGTGCATTCAGCCGGATATCTTTCCTGTGTAGCCTCCGTATCCTGCTTCGTAAGCAAGGGGGATGTCGCATTGGTGGACCGCAATGTACACTCGAGTTTGTGGGAAGGATTGAAGCTTTCGATGGCTACGATCGAAAAGTTTCGTCACAATAATCCAGCCAGTTTGGAAGAAGAGCTATCCTTTGTGAGTGCTGATCGAAAGAAGATGCTGGTGGCTGAAGGTGTTTATTCTATGGAAGGTCACGTTGCTCCCTTGGATCAGTTTGTGGAGATTGGACAGCGTCATGATTGCTTCATTGTCGTTGATGATGCTCACGGGTTTGGAGTCTTGGGCAACCAGGGGAGAGGTACGTCCGATCATTTCGGTGTTACCGATTCCGTAGATGTGATTTCTGGTAGCTTTTCCAAATCCCTTGCAAGTACAGGTGGGTTCATAGCCGGAGACAAAGAAGTGATCGATTACTTACGGACCTACTCCAAGCAGACTATCTTTTCAGCAGCCATCAATCCTACCCAAGCCGCAATCGCCAGCAAGGCATTGGAAATTCATTTGGAAGAACCAGAGCATCTGGAACGCCTCTGGAGCAATACCCGTAGGTATCATACATTTCTAAAGGGTATTGGCCTTGATTTTTGGGAAAGTGAAACTCCTGCTACTCCTATCGTCGCCGGATCCAAGGAACGCGCCTATTTCTTTTCAGAACGTCTCAAAGAAAAGGGCGTTTATGCAAATATCATCATTCCTCCCGGTGTTCCACCTGGCAAAGAGCTGGTGAGAACAGCGATGTCCGCGAGTTTTTCCGATGATGACCTTGATCGATTAGAGGCCGCAATTACCTATGCAGCCAAAGCATTGAAGTAG